A single window of Chloracidobacterium sp. DNA harbors:
- a CDS encoding GH92 family glycosyl hydrolase — protein MKYQYRSISAFSRCLGLSLLITACCSLITAQTPAVGYTRWVNPFIGTGGHGHTFPGATMPFGMVQLSPDTRIDNWDGSSGYHYSDDIIYGFSHTHLSGTGIPDGCDILFMPTVGYPQLPRTRGNETPEKNYQSTFSHSNEKAEPGYYSVRLDKGDILAELTATSRVGFHRYTFQRKAEAAVVLDLKWRDKVLDSEFRIVDDKRIEGYRRSSSWAKNQIVYFVAEFSETFSTMSAGGNWNSSGAMKGTDMRAALHFRLGSRNKVLLKVAISHVSIEGARKNLAAELPGWDFDKVRSDAKAAWNKELSKIEVSGGTDAQTTTFYTALYHTMIQPNIFNDVDGRYKGHDGKVHQLSGYAGVSRPHVSKDPTAQERTTPSAQSSGHPSFVSRGASEQYSVFSLWDTFRAAHPLYTIIDQKRTVDFINTFIRQYEQGGRLPVWELWGEETDTMIGYHAVSVIADAMAKGIKGFDYEKAYAAAKHSAELDHYGLAAYKKRGYISMEDENESVSKTLEYAYNDWCISRMAKVLLLQESKQPKNSPKPSFNASTGIASLPIDMEKQRYQKEFVQYLRRARYFENLFDTKTGFFRPKKNGGFVEPFAPNEVTFGFTEGNSWQYSFFVPHDVTRLMELMGGRERFAAKLDELFSTDVKLAGREQADLTGLIGQYAHGNEPSHHIAYLYNYAQQPWKTQQYVRQIMDEFYKPTPDGLIGNEDCGQMSAWYILSASGFYPVNPGDGIYAFGTPLFPEMTYRLENGKTFTVRAKNVSAANKYILNAKLNGAPYKKAFITHADIMSGGVLEFSMIDQPVSTAFSEFPVSSLGIKTVAVPVITGGRTFGDNTSVAISTLTHNAKIYFTTDGTVPTKDSTLYTSPLTVERTMTINAVAIGADGAASFPVEAVLKKLPNEWTVRVISSYSTQYTGGGDNAIIDGIRGTVNFASGEWQGVQGKTYEAIVDLQRETEVKELGGSFLQVAGPWIWMPDRVEFETSLDGTNFTKAAEIKPGFSQTEMTPTVREYVQKIVPTQTRYVRMRAFNFGKIPSWHLGAGGDPWIFVDEIIIR, from the coding sequence CCAATATCGATCTATTTCGGCGTTTTCACGTTGCTTAGGCCTATCCTTACTCATCACAGCTTGTTGCTCGCTGATAACGGCCCAAACTCCTGCGGTCGGCTACACTCGCTGGGTCAATCCGTTCATCGGCACCGGCGGCCACGGGCATACTTTTCCGGGGGCGACGATGCCGTTCGGGATGGTGCAGCTCTCGCCCGACACGCGTATCGACAACTGGGACGGATCGAGCGGTTATCACTACTCCGACGACATCATCTACGGCTTTTCGCACACGCACCTGAGCGGAACGGGCATTCCGGATGGATGCGATATTTTGTTTATGCCGACGGTTGGTTACCCACAGCTTCCGCGAACGCGCGGGAACGAGACGCCTGAGAAGAATTACCAATCAACTTTTTCTCATTCGAATGAAAAGGCCGAGCCCGGTTACTACAGCGTCCGACTCGATAAGGGAGACATTCTGGCCGAGCTTACCGCAACATCACGAGTCGGCTTTCACCGGTACACTTTTCAGAGGAAAGCGGAAGCGGCGGTCGTACTCGACCTGAAATGGAGGGACAAGGTTCTTGACTCGGAATTTCGAATTGTCGATGACAAGCGGATCGAAGGTTATCGCCGTTCGAGTTCATGGGCGAAAAATCAGATTGTGTATTTCGTCGCTGAATTCTCCGAGACTTTCTCCACCATGAGCGCCGGTGGGAATTGGAACTCTTCGGGCGCAATGAAGGGAACCGATATGAGGGCGGCTCTACATTTTCGTCTCGGAAGCCGCAATAAGGTTCTTCTGAAGGTCGCGATCTCCCACGTCTCTATCGAAGGTGCTCGAAAGAATCTCGCTGCCGAGCTTCCCGGTTGGGATTTTGACAAGGTTCGCTCCGATGCGAAAGCGGCCTGGAACAAAGAGCTGTCGAAGATCGAGGTATCGGGCGGGACCGACGCACAGACGACTACGTTTTACACCGCCCTGTATCACACGATGATCCAGCCGAATATCTTCAACGACGTCGACGGCCGGTATAAAGGCCACGACGGGAAGGTACATCAGCTTTCGGGATATGCGGGTGTCAGTAGACCGCACGTAAGTAAGGACCCAACTGCGCAAGAAAGAACCACCCCGTCCGCTCAAAGCAGCGGCCACCCCTCCTTCGTAAGTAGGGGAGCTTCGGAGCAATACTCCGTCTTCTCCCTGTGGGACACATTCCGGGCGGCGCATCCGCTTTATACGATCATTGACCAGAAACGCACTGTCGATTTTATCAACACGTTTATCCGCCAATACGAGCAAGGCGGGCGGCTGCCGGTTTGGGAGCTTTGGGGCGAAGAGACCGACACGATGATCGGCTATCACGCCGTCTCGGTCATTGCTGATGCGATGGCAAAAGGGATCAAAGGCTTTGACTACGAAAAGGCCTACGCCGCCGCGAAACACTCCGCCGAACTCGACCATTACGGCCTCGCCGCCTACAAAAAACGCGGTTACATCTCGATGGAGGACGAAAACGAATCCGTCTCAAAGACCCTAGAATATGCTTATAACGATTGGTGTATCTCTAGGATGGCAAAGGTACTTTTACTACAGGAATCTAAGCAGCCGAAAAATTCGCCAAAGCCGAGTTTCAACGCATCAACCGGAATCGCTTCCTTACCAATTGATATGGAAAAACAGCGATATCAGAAGGAGTTTGTCCAGTATCTAAGACGTGCGCGCTACTTCGAAAACCTCTTCGACACTAAAACAGGTTTTTTCCGTCCAAAAAAGAACGGCGGTTTTGTCGAGCCTTTTGCTCCGAACGAGGTGACATTTGGCTTCACCGAGGGCAATTCGTGGCAGTATTCGTTCTTCGTTCCGCACGATGTTACGCGGTTGATGGAGCTGATGGGCGGGCGTGAGAGGTTCGCGGCGAAGCTTGATGAGCTTTTTTCAACGGACGTGAAACTCGCCGGTCGCGAGCAGGCCGACCTGACCGGCCTCATAGGTCAATACGCGCACGGCAACGAACCCTCGCACCACATTGCGTATCTATATAATTACGCACAGCAACCGTGGAAAACGCAGCAATACGTCCGCCAGATAATGGACGAATTCTATAAACCGACGCCAGATGGCCTGATCGGCAACGAAGACTGCGGCCAGATGTCCGCGTGGTATATCCTAAGCGCAAGCGGTTTCTATCCTGTAAATCCGGGCGACGGCATTTACGCTTTCGGCACACCGCTGTTTCCCGAGATGACGTACCGCCTTGAGAACGGTAAGACATTTACCGTCAGAGCAAAGAATGTGTCGGCAGCAAACAAATACATACTGAATGCCAAGCTAAACGGAGCTCCATACAAGAAAGCGTTCATAACTCACGCCGATATTATGTCAGGAGGTGTACTCGAATTTTCGATGATCGATCAACCGGTTAGTACGGCATTCAGCGAGTTTCCGGTCTCATCTCTCGGCATCAAAACGGTCGCGGTTCCGGTCATCACCGGCGGGCGGACCTTTGGCGACAATACAAGTGTAGCGATCTCGACGCTGACTCATAACGCGAAGATCTATTTCACAACTGACGGCACCGTGCCGACAAAAGACTCGACACTTTACACCTCACCGCTTACGGTCGAGCGGACAATGACGATCAATGCGGTCGCGATCGGTGCCGATGGAGCAGCGAGCTTTCCGGTCGAGGCTGTTCTGAAAAAACTTCCGAACGAATGGACCGTACGCGTTATCTCGTCGTACAGCACTCAATACACGGGTGGCGGTGATAATGCGATCATCGATGGTATTCGCGGGACGGTCAATTTTGCTAGCGGCGAGTGGCAGGGCGTACAGGGAAAGACATACGAAGCCATTGTTGATCTGCAGCGTGAGACTGAGGTCAAGGAACTTGGCGGTAGCTTTCTACAGGTCGCGGGGCCGTGGATTTGGATGCCCGACCGCGTCGAGTTTGAGACCTCGTTGGACGGCACCAACTTCACTAAAGCAGCCGAGATCAAACCCGGCTTTTCACAAACGGAAATGACCCCGACGGTTCGCGAATACGTGCAGAAGATAGTGCCAACGCAGACCCGTTACGTCAGAATGCGCGCATTCAACTTTGGCAAGATACCGTCGTGGCACCTCGGCGCAGGCGGCGACCCGTGGATATTCGTGGACGAGATAATTATTAGGTGA
- a CDS encoding DUF1501 domain-containing protein, translating to MDRRYFLKATGIGLASFGVMAAAPDFLHQFAAAQSATKGYGKKKVLVTIFQRGAVDGLNMVVPYGDDSYYSARPTIAIPSPKQANGAIDLDGHFGLHPSLKPLEKFWQSKQLAIIDAVGSPDNTRSHFDAQDYMESGTPGNKGTRDGWLNRVLQTSTTKEKSPFRAVSFTPQLPRSLYGRSPAVAMTSLGDFSIKAGIYSQNMKGGFEGLYEQNTKDTLGETGKETFEAVNYLKQADPSQFKPENGAVYPNSALGRSLRQIAQLIKAGVGLEVAFTEMGGWDTHSNQSAGQNPAQGQLANLLRDFGESIAAFAVDLGQRMDDVVLITMSEFGRTVRENGTRGTDHGHANAMIVLGNPIKGGKVYGDFRGLKSEKLYDGRDLDVTTDFRDVFAEAAFKHLGAKDLAKIFPNYSVTKEKFRGYLG from the coding sequence ATGGACAGACGTTATTTCTTGAAGGCTACCGGTATCGGACTCGCGAGTTTTGGCGTCATGGCTGCGGCTCCGGATTTTTTGCATCAGTTTGCCGCTGCACAATCGGCGACAAAGGGGTACGGCAAGAAAAAAGTTCTCGTAACGATATTTCAACGCGGTGCCGTCGACGGGCTGAATATGGTCGTGCCGTATGGCGACGACAGCTATTACAGTGCCCGGCCCACAATCGCCATCCCGAGTCCAAAGCAAGCCAATGGAGCGATCGATCTCGACGGGCATTTCGGACTGCACCCGAGCCTCAAGCCGCTAGAGAAGTTTTGGCAGTCAAAGCAGCTTGCAATAATCGACGCGGTCGGTTCGCCGGACAATACGCGTTCGCACTTTGACGCTCAGGACTATATGGAATCGGGCACGCCCGGCAACAAGGGCACCCGCGACGGTTGGCTAAACCGCGTGCTGCAAACGAGCACTACTAAGGAAAAATCGCCGTTCCGTGCGGTTTCATTTACGCCGCAGTTGCCGCGCTCACTGTATGGCCGATCGCCTGCAGTTGCGATGACGAGTCTTGGTGATTTCTCGATAAAGGCCGGAATATATTCTCAAAATATGAAGGGCGGATTCGAGGGCCTTTACGAACAAAACACGAAAGATACGCTCGGTGAGACCGGTAAGGAAACATTCGAGGCGGTCAACTATCTAAAACAGGCCGATCCGTCGCAGTTCAAGCCCGAGAACGGCGCCGTTTATCCTAATTCGGCTCTCGGCCGTTCGCTGAGGCAGATCGCCCAGTTGATAAAAGCCGGCGTCGGCCTCGAGGTCGCCTTTACCGAAATGGGTGGTTGGGATACGCACTCAAACCAATCTGCGGGGCAGAATCCCGCTCAGGGCCAACTCGCTAATCTTTTACGTGATTTTGGTGAATCAATCGCCGCGTTTGCCGTCGATCTTGGCCAGAGAATGGACGACGTCGTTCTGATCACAATGTCCGAATTTGGCCGCACAGTACGCGAAAATGGGACGCGCGGCACTGACCACGGCCACGCCAACGCAATGATCGTGCTCGGTAATCCCATCAAGGGCGGAAAGGTTTACGGCGATTTTCGCGGACTCAAGAGTGAAAAACTGTACGATGGCCGCGACCTCGACGTCACCACGGATTTCCGCGATGTCTTTGCGGAGGCCGCCTTCAAACACCTTGGAGCCAAGGATCTAGCGAAGATATTTCCAAACTACTCCGTGACCAAAGAGAAATTCCGCGGATATCTTGGCTGA
- a CDS encoding DUF4157 domain-containing protein, with amino-acid sequence MPNNNFNLMSTPKQLVNNAVETKLPKPLVHEMQKKYGTDFSDIKIYQSHAPTLQNAQSFVDGNDIHFAPGAFDPHSDTGRELIGHELAHVVQQRGGVPAAQSESLINESTNNSSNDNNN; translated from the coding sequence ATGCCAAACAACAATTTCAATCTAATGAGCACGCCTAAACAATTAGTGAACAATGCAGTGGAGACCAAATTGCCTAAGCCGTTGGTTCACGAAATGCAAAAGAAATATGGCACCGATTTTTCGGATATCAAGATCTACCAGAGTCACGCGCCGACGCTGCAAAACGCACAAAGCTTTGTCGATGGAAATGACATACACTTTGCTCCGGGCGCTTTTGATCCTCATTCAGACACCGGACGCGAACTGATCGGACACGAACTTGCCCACGTGGTGCAGCAACGTGGCGGAGTTCCTGCCGCTCAGTCTGAATCGCTTATTAACGAATCAACAAACAACAGTAGCAACGACAATAACAACTGA
- a CDS encoding argininosuccinate synthase: MTKSIKKVVLAYSGGLDTSAMLLWLKETYDCEVICYCADVGQGEELSGLEEKALATGASKLYVEDLREEFVKDFVWMAVKANALYEGVYLLGTSLARPVIAKRQIEIAQMEGADAVAHGATGKGNDQVRFELTYYSLKPDIKVVAPWRTWEFKGRADLIAYCAEHGIPVTATAAKPYSMDRNLMHISYEGGILEDPWAAPPDDIFLLSKSPEKASDTAQEITLSFEKGEPVAIDGVKYGAVDLLTKLNFLGGEHGIGRVDLVENRFVGMKSRGIYETPGVTILQIAHRALESITMDREVTRLRDSLGTKFAESVYYGFWFAPEFEILKSMVNQTQEVVNGDVRLKLYKGNVTVNGRKSPNSLYRERVVTFEDDAGAYDQHDAEGFIKLQALRLRLRNME; the protein is encoded by the coding sequence ATGACCAAATCGATCAAAAAAGTCGTTCTCGCCTATTCCGGCGGGCTTGATACATCAGCGATGTTGCTGTGGCTGAAAGAGACGTATGACTGCGAAGTTATCTGCTATTGCGCAGATGTCGGCCAGGGCGAGGAACTCAGCGGCCTTGAAGAAAAGGCACTGGCAACCGGCGCATCAAAGCTATACGTCGAAGACCTGCGTGAGGAGTTTGTAAAAGATTTTGTCTGGATGGCGGTCAAGGCAAACGCTTTGTATGAAGGCGTTTACCTCCTCGGTACCAGCCTCGCACGCCCCGTAATTGCCAAACGACAGATCGAGATCGCCCAAATGGAAGGTGCCGACGCCGTCGCTCACGGGGCCACCGGCAAGGGCAACGATCAGGTGCGCTTCGAACTGACTTATTACTCGCTCAAACCTGATATAAAGGTTGTCGCACCGTGGCGCACCTGGGAATTTAAGGGACGCGCCGACCTGATCGCCTACTGTGCGGAACACGGCATTCCGGTCACTGCCACCGCCGCCAAACCGTACTCGATGGACCGCAACCTGATGCACATATCCTACGAAGGCGGCATTCTCGAAGACCCTTGGGCGGCACCGCCGGACGATATTTTCTTGCTGTCGAAGTCACCCGAAAAGGCGTCCGATACCGCTCAGGAGATCACACTATCATTCGAAAAGGGTGAACCTGTGGCTATCGACGGCGTGAAATACGGTGCAGTTGACCTTCTGACAAAGCTCAATTTCCTCGGCGGCGAGCACGGCATCGGTCGCGTCGATCTGGTCGAAAACCGCTTTGTCGGAATGAAGTCGCGCGGCATTTATGAAACACCCGGCGTTACGATTCTACAAATCGCGCACCGAGCGCTCGAGTCGATCACGATGGACCGTGAGGTCACACGCCTGCGCGACTCGCTCGGAACGAAGTTTGCCGAGTCGGTCTACTACGGATTCTGGTTCGCTCCTGAGTTCGAAATCCTGAAAAGTATGGTCAACCAGACCCAAGAGGTCGTCAACGGCGACGTCCGCCTCAAACTCTACAAGGGCAATGTCACCGTCAACGGCCGCAAATCCCCCAATTCGCTCTACCGCGAACGCGTCGTAACTTTCGAAGACGACGCCGGTGCCTACGACCAACACGATGCGGAAGGGTTTATTAAACTACAGGCATTGAGGCTTAGATTGCGGAATATGGAATAG
- the argH gene encoding argininosuccinate lyase has protein sequence MTKSGQLWGGRFTEKPDKTFAEFNDSFRFDRRLFVADLRASIAHANGLAGAGVITGDEAAAITGGLVEMLAAADSNDAIFDGSDAEDVHSFIEGKLIAAIGDAGRKLHTGRSRNDQVATAFRLWLRDEIDAIADLVRDTQTSIVELAARHADAVMPGYTHLQRAQPVMFAHWCLAYFEMLKRDRDRLADARKRVNILPLGSGALAGAGFPVDREAVARELGFEGISANSLDAVSDRDFAVEFTSACSLIMVHLSRLAEDLIIYCSNEFGFVSLSDAVSSGSSLMPQKKNPDALELLRGKAGRVFGHQMGLLSMIKGLPLAYNKDMQEDKEAVFDTVDTINISLRAAAIVLDNTTLNEERARNAAAKGYLNATELADYLVKKGVPFRSAHEAVGRAVLFAIGEGKELHELSLDEIRQFSAVIGDDVNEALGLESALAAKGTIGGTSPGRVALALESARQYIVK, from the coding sequence ATGACTAAATCAGGCCAGCTATGGGGCGGTAGATTTACCGAGAAACCCGATAAGACGTTCGCAGAGTTTAACGATTCGTTCAGATTCGATCGCCGGCTATTTGTTGCGGACCTACGGGCGAGCATTGCTCACGCCAATGGATTGGCGGGCGCGGGCGTGATCACCGGCGACGAAGCGGCGGCGATAACCGGCGGCCTGGTGGAAATGCTCGCCGCGGCCGACTCGAATGACGCGATATTTGACGGATCGGATGCCGAAGATGTCCACTCTTTCATCGAGGGTAAGCTGATCGCTGCGATCGGCGACGCAGGCCGCAAGCTGCATACAGGACGGAGCCGAAACGACCAGGTCGCGACGGCGTTTCGCTTATGGCTGAGGGACGAGATCGACGCTATTGCCGACCTCGTTCGGGATACGCAGACATCTATTGTCGAACTCGCGGCCCGGCACGCCGATGCGGTGATGCCGGGATACACGCATCTCCAGCGTGCACAACCGGTAATGTTCGCTCACTGGTGTCTGGCGTATTTTGAAATGTTGAAACGTGACCGCGACCGTCTGGCCGACGCTCGGAAACGTGTCAATATCTTGCCGCTTGGTTCGGGTGCACTTGCCGGCGCGGGCTTTCCGGTCGACCGTGAGGCGGTCGCCCGCGAGCTTGGATTTGAGGGTATTTCGGCAAATAGCCTGGACGCAGTTTCGGACCGTGATTTTGCTGTCGAATTCACATCCGCCTGCTCGCTGATAATGGTACACCTGTCGCGCCTCGCCGAGGACCTGATCATATATTGCTCAAATGAATTTGGCTTTGTGAGTTTGAGTGATGCTGTTTCATCAGGCTCGAGCCTGATGCCGCAGAAGAAAAACCCCGACGCTCTTGAGTTGCTTCGGGGAAAGGCCGGACGAGTTTTCGGACACCAGATGGGCTTGCTCTCGATGATCAAGGGCCTGCCGCTCGCCTACAACAAGGATATGCAAGAGGATAAGGAGGCCGTTTTTGACACAGTGGATACGATAAATATTTCACTGCGGGCTGCCGCGATCGTCCTCGATAATACGACATTGAATGAAGAGCGTGCTCGTAATGCGGCGGCAAAGGGCTATCTGAATGCTACCGAACTTGCTGACTATCTAGTAAAAAAGGGCGTTCCCTTTCGCTCCGCACACGAAGCCGTCGGCCGAGCAGTGCTATTTGCGATCGGCGAGGGCAAAGAGCTGCACGAACTCAGTTTGGACGAAATCAGGCAGTTTTCAGCCGTGATCGGCGACGACGTGAACGAAGCCCTTGGGCTGGAATCGGCACTTGCGGCCAAAGGTACGATCGGCGGGACGTCGCCGGGCCGCGTCGCTCTCGCTCTGGAGTCAGCACGACAATACATTGTAAAATGA
- a CDS encoding PaaI family thioesterase → MIDRKKLIEQSGNNELMQFLGVKIEVASADRVVLTMEVTPKVHQYVGIMNGGVSLYLCETAASIGVVAGADLEKVTPVGIEINANHLRAVSRGIITVEATPLHTGRTMSVWKIEITNDRGKLVCTSRLTMLIQKRAAYQPE, encoded by the coding sequence ATGATTGATAGAAAAAAGTTAATAGAACAATCCGGAAACAACGAGCTGATGCAGTTTCTCGGTGTCAAGATCGAGGTCGCATCTGCGGACCGCGTCGTCCTCACGATGGAGGTCACGCCGAAGGTGCATCAATATGTCGGCATAATGAACGGCGGCGTCTCACTCTATCTCTGTGAAACGGCCGCCTCAATCGGTGTCGTTGCCGGTGCGGACCTTGAAAAGGTCACGCCGGTCGGTATCGAGATCAACGCCAATCATCTGCGGGCAGTCAGTCGAGGCATCATAACGGTCGAGGCAACGCCGCTGCACACCGGGCGAACAATGAGCGTCTGGAAGATCGAGATCACCAATGACCGAGGCAAGTTGGTCTGCACGTCGCGCCTAACGATGCTTATCCAAAAGCGGGCCGCGTATCAGCCGGAATAG
- the tilS gene encoding tRNA lysidine(34) synthetase TilS, which translates to MHNFIRHLITEWRRLKLPTSAATVIVAVSGGADSVSLLLAVHELVRSGKLNLRIVAAHFNHRLRGAESDADQEFVRQLTGKHGIELALGHRTKPFEGNLEQDARDHRYAFLAETASDLNACAVLTGHTVNDQAETFLLNLIRGAGPGGLAGMAAVRPLGRSENDVDDAVSLVRPLLTWAMREQTEGFCHDKGVQPRYDTMNEDTAFKRVRIRKVLLPMLKEMNPKIVTTLASTASLMGQIPSKAIESERAPVKRYLEIKSLRQLSEPELFAVIRGWLREMRGTTRQLQLIHIAAIGRLAFSDKSGKIAELPGGRVIRSGGKLTFEKNKVEN; encoded by the coding sequence GTGCACAATTTTATTCGACATTTGATAACCGAATGGCGGCGTCTCAAGCTACCAACGTCTGCTGCGACGGTGATCGTGGCGGTTTCGGGTGGTGCCGATTCGGTCAGTCTGCTCCTCGCGGTTCATGAACTGGTTCGATCAGGAAAACTAAATCTTCGCATTGTTGCCGCACATTTCAACCACCGTCTTCGCGGAGCGGAGAGCGATGCAGATCAGGAATTCGTCCGCCAACTAACCGGTAAACACGGAATCGAATTGGCTCTCGGACATCGCACGAAACCGTTTGAAGGAAATTTAGAGCAAGATGCCCGCGACCATCGATATGCATTTTTGGCTGAGACTGCAAGCGATCTGAACGCTTGTGCGGTGCTGACGGGCCACACCGTCAACGATCAGGCCGAGACCTTTTTGTTAAATCTAATCCGCGGTGCAGGACCCGGCGGACTCGCGGGAATGGCGGCCGTGAGGCCATTGGGCCGGAGCGAAAATGACGTCGACGATGCGGTGAGTCTGGTACGCCCACTTCTGACCTGGGCGATGCGCGAGCAGACCGAGGGTTTTTGTCACGACAAAGGAGTCCAGCCACGGTATGACACTATGAACGAGGACACTGCGTTCAAACGTGTCCGTATCAGAAAGGTCCTACTGCCAATGCTAAAAGAAATGAATCCGAAGATCGTCACCACGCTTGCCTCGACCGCGAGCCTGATGGGGCAAATTCCGTCCAAAGCGATAGAAAGCGAACGCGCACCGGTGAAAAGATATCTTGAGATCAAATCGCTGAGACAACTAAGCGAACCTGAGCTTTTTGCGGTAATTCGGGGCTGGCTTCGCGAAATGAGAGGAACCACGCGCCAATTGCAACTGATACATATAGCGGCGATCGGACGTTTGGCGTTTAGTGATAAGAGCGGCAAGATCGCTGAATTGCCCGGCGGACGCGTCATAAGATCGGGCGGCAAGCTGACGTTTGAAAAGAATAAGGTTGAAAATTGA
- the ftsH gene encoding ATP-dependent zinc metalloprotease FtsH: MIISSALVFVWFLQSRQVKPAQELSFDAALTQIKNKDIKELTVRQDTLELVNKSDAKLVAKLDTSDSTRDQIFAAAKETDTKITLEPPSSGLGWIVLIQALPFILLIGFLAFTLRQMQAGGNKALSFGKSKAKLLNNQQKRITFKEVAGVEEAKEELQEIIEFLKDPQKFQKLGGKIPKGVLMVGPPGTGKTLLAKAVAGEANVPFFSISGSDFVEMFVGVGASRVRDLFEQGKKNAPCIIFIDEIDAVGRHRGAGLGGGHDEREQTLNQLLVEMDGFESNDGVILMASTNRPDVLDPALLRPGRFDRRVVVGRPDVRGREGILKVHTRKIPLDEGVDINVIARGTPGFTGADLANIVNEAALNAARYNKKVVGMADFEIAKDKVMMGAERKSMVISDEEKRITAYHEAGHTLVGIKVPHCDPVHKVTIIPRGMALGVTMYLPEKDRLSATKEFLLGQIAMAMGGRIAEDVFIGSITTGASNDIEKATEIARSMVCEYGMSALGPLTFGKKEEQIFLGREISQHRDYSEDTAIKIDNEVRRIIDEQYKLAEKVIRENKDAMIRLAEALLEFETLDAVQIRRVIAGLPLDRDNSPSPSDDGNGSQTEESSGNPFKKPILPPITGNNPATA; this comes from the coding sequence ATGATTATTTCCAGTGCTCTGGTCTTTGTCTGGTTTTTACAATCCAGGCAGGTAAAACCGGCACAGGAGTTGTCGTTTGACGCCGCACTGACACAGATCAAGAATAAGGATATCAAAGAGCTGACGGTCCGACAGGACACTCTCGAGTTGGTAAACAAGAGTGACGCAAAACTGGTCGCAAAGTTGGATACGAGCGACTCGACCCGCGATCAGATCTTTGCGGCCGCCAAGGAAACCGATACAAAGATCACACTCGAACCGCCCTCAAGCGGACTTGGGTGGATCGTATTGATCCAGGCTCTGCCGTTCATTCTGCTTATCGGGTTTTTGGCGTTCACACTTCGCCAGATGCAGGCGGGCGGTAATAAAGCACTCAGCTTTGGCAAATCCAAGGCCAAATTGCTCAACAATCAGCAAAAGCGAATAACGTTTAAGGAAGTTGCCGGCGTTGAGGAAGCAAAAGAGGAGCTGCAGGAGATCATTGAGTTTCTCAAGGATCCGCAAAAGTTTCAGAAACTCGGCGGCAAGATCCCCAAGGGCGTCTTGATGGTGGGACCTCCGGGAACCGGTAAGACGTTGCTGGCTAAGGCCGTTGCCGGTGAGGCCAACGTTCCGTTCTTTTCCATCTCGGGTTCTGATTTTGTCGAAATGTTTGTCGGCGTCGGCGCCAGCCGTGTCCGAGACCTTTTCGAACAGGGCAAAAAGAACGCGCCGTGCATCATCTTTATCGATGAGATCGACGCAGTCGGGCGCCATCGTGGGGCCGGGCTAGGCGGTGGTCACGATGAACGTGAACAGACGCTGAACCAGTTGCTGGTCGAAATGGACGGTTTTGAGTCGAATGACGGCGTCATCCTGATGGCTTCGACCAACAGGCCTGACGTTCTCGATCCGGCATTGCTTCGTCCGGGACGCTTTGACCGCCGTGTTGTGGTCGGCCGTCCTGACGTTCGCGGCCGTGAGGGTATTCTGAAGGTTCATACGCGTAAGATACCGCTCGATGAGGGCGTTGACATTAACGTGATCGCTCGAGGCACGCCCGGATTTACCGGTGCTGATCTTGCCAACATCGTTAACGAAGCGGCACTGAACGCGGCCCGTTACAACAAAAAAGTCGTCGGAATGGCTGACTTTGAGATCGCCAAGGATAAGGTAATGATGGGCGCCGAGCGCAAGAGTATGGTCATCTCGGACGAAGAAAAGCGCATTACCGCTTACCACGAGGCCGGCCACACGCTCGTCGGGATCAAAGTTCCACATTGCGATCCGGTCCATAAGGTTACGATCATTCCGCGCGGAATGGCGTTGGGCGTGACGATGTATTTGCCCGAAAAAGACCGCTTGAGCGCGACCAAGGAGTTTTTGCTTGGTCAGATCGCGATGGCGATGGGCGGTCGTATTGCCGAGGACGTCTTTATTGGCAGCATAACGACCGGTGCGTCGAATGATATCGAAAAGGCTACCGAGATCGCTCGTTCGATGGTTTGTGAATACGGTATGTCGGCACTCGGGCCGCTGACTTTCGGCAAGAAGGAAGAGCAGATCTTCCTTGGCCGAGAGATATCGCAGCATCGCGATTACTCAGAGGACACCGCGATCAAGATCGACAACGAGGTTCGTCGAATTATCGATGAGCAATACAAACTTGCCGAAAAGGTGATTCGCGAAAACAAGGACGCGATGATCCGGTTGGCCGAAGCATTGCTCGAGTTTGAAACGCTTGACGCTGTCCAGATCCGAAGGGTCATTGCCGGCCTACCGCTTGACCGCGACAATTCACCGTCGCCGTCTGATGACGGAAATGGTTCGCAAACTGAAGAGTCGTCGGGCAATCCGTTCAAAAAACCGATCCTACCGCCGATAACCGGAAACAATCCGGCGACGGCCTGA